Part of the Petrotoga miotherma DSM 10691 genome is shown below.
GGGGCGAAGGGGCGCTAAAATAAGTTTTAGAATTTCTAAAAACACTATGAAAAATAATATTTGGGAGGTTTAAAAAATGGACAAAATCATAAATGCAGTAGAAACAAATTATAAAAAAGAAGATATCCCTGAAATTAGACCAGGTGATACCGTAAGAGTCAACGTGAAAGTTGTGGAAGGAGAAGGTGAAAGAAAAAGAGAAAGAATCCAACCTTTTGAAGGAATAGTAATAAAAATAAGAGGTGCTGGTCTTGGGCGTTCTTTCACTGTTAGGAAAATAGGTGCGGATAGAGTAGGCGTTGAAAGAATCTTTCCGTTTCATTCTCCATCTATAAGCAGCGTAGAGGTCTTGAAAAAAGGTAAAGTCAGAAGGGCTAAACTCTATTACCTCAGGGATGTTAAAGGAAAGATAAGGATTAAAGAAAGGAAGGATTGAGCCTTTTGAAAAAGGCT
Proteins encoded:
- the rplS gene encoding 50S ribosomal protein L19, whose product is MDKIINAVETNYKKEDIPEIRPGDTVRVNVKVVEGEGERKRERIQPFEGIVIKIRGAGLGRSFTVRKIGADRVGVERIFPFHSPSISSVEVLKKGKVRRAKLYYLRDVKGKIRIKERKD